Below is a window of Arabidopsis thaliana chromosome 2, partial sequence DNA.
ATCCCTTTCGTTTCAAAGATCTGCCTTTTACAGCTTATGGATCTATGGAGAGATTAATGATACTTTACGAGAATGTAAGCAATAGAGCCTCATCTTCTGGCATAATACACAACTCTTCGGATTGCTTAGAGAACTCATTCATAACAACTGCACAAGAGAAATGGGGAGTTCCGGTATACCCGGTTGGTCCACTCCATATGACCAATTCCGCAATGTCATGTCCAAGtttatttgaagaagaaagaaactgtCTTGAATggcttgagaagcaagaaacaaGCTCAGTGATCTACATAAGCATGGGGAGCTTGGCGATGACACAAGATATAGAGGCTGTGGAGATGGCCATGGGATTTGTCCAGAGTAATCAACCCTTCTTGTGGGTGATCCGACCAGGCTCTATAAACGGACAAGAATCTTTAGACTTCTTACCGGAACAGTTCAACCAAACGGTGACCGATGGAAGAGGTTTTGTTGTGAAATGGGCCCCACAAAAAGAGGTATTAAGGCATAGAGCAGTGGGAGGGTTTTGGAACCATGGTGGATGGAACTCGTGCTTGGAGAGCATAAGCAGTGGTGTACCAATGATTTGTAGGCCGTATTCTGGTGATCAGAGGGTGAATACTCGACTTATGTCACATGTTTGGCAAACCGCGTATGAGATCGAAGGTGAATTGGAAAGAGGAGCTGTTGAGATGGCCGTGAGGAGGCTCATTGTGGATCAAGAAGGTCAGGAGATGAGAATGAGAGCCACCATATTGAAGGAAGAGGTTGAAGCCTCTGTCACAACCGAAGGCTCTTCTCACAATTCTTTAAACAATTTGGTCCATGCAATAATGATGCAAATTGACGAACAATGATAAGTGGTAAATTTGGTGAGAACGAAATTACGTGTGTggtgttttaatttttaaataaaaatatgtgtttgAAGTAATAGCGGTTTTTgatgaataaattttacattcatcCAAAAAAATACAGCAATTTTGTATTGTTCTTAAGTTCTTAATGGTTGAAGCTAATTTTAGGATACAATGATATTTTCATTGGTGTTAATAACAAGCCAGTTTTTGACATGTGCCAAGTGTGTATTTGCGTACGTAGGATCCAATCTTCTTTGCAATTTTATTTGTAGCTATTAAGgaatatttgtaaataatttatagtttttataaaataaacatgtaaGAGCATACTCACTAAACAATTCTTGATCGGTATCTTTACtatatattagtaaataaaatttaagacATTATCTTTCCAGTGTCTAAAATGTCTTCCTAAAGACACAAATGTAATGCTAAAAGACACTTCCCATTTTTTAAtagggaaaaatgtcaaaaaaagcGCGAACTTTAAAATTTGGGACGATAAAAGCATGAACTTTcgaaatgtcatttaaatcataaaatttcatttgactttttaaaaaaattgtcaagTTTCGTTGACTTGACCATTTTGGGCACGTCGTTAAATTTCCGTTAACAGCATTAACTTTCTGTTACAAATTTCTGTTAAAtcgaaacgacgtcgtttttaGATCtccaaaacgacgtcgtttcattagaaaataatgatgCAAAATCCGCGTCCGCAATGGCTCGAACATATGACCTATTGGATTCATATAGGGCAATATACCGCTGAGCTACGACAataatttacaataataaCAAACATTGCATACATATACTAACCaatataatatactattaattaaaaatatatgcaattaattaaaaataacaaaattaaaaaatatatattaaataaacttaccataatatattttaaatttcaaatatttaattatatatataaagacatcttctatatttgaaaaattatagaTCTCTCTAGAATTCACATAAGTctttgcaattgtatttttggAATagataaaaactgaaaaactgaaaattgaaaataatttgcatAAGTCTTTTCtattgtattttctaaatttggaatacttaaaaattgaaaactaaaaataatttctcaaatataaaaaacatctatatagaaatttaatatttcaaatttcaaaatatatatgtatggtaggtatatttaaaaactttgtatatatttgtttttttgtagttttgtaatatataatttattgtatatattttaaattaattgtatagttttatttgttagtatatatatgctatgttttttttttatcaaactgTTCTCGTAGCTCAGCGGTAGATTGTCCTTTAGGAGTCCAATAGGTCAGATGTTCGATTCCATGTGAATGCGGATTTAGCATCATTATTTTCTAacgaaacgacgtcgttttggaAGCTCCAAAACGtccaaaacgacgtcgtttcgaTTTAACAGAAATTTCTAACAGAAGGTTAACCCCGTTAACGGAAATTTAACGACGTGCCCAAAATGACCAAGTCAACGAAActtgacaatttttttaaaaagtcaaacGAAACTTTGTGATTTAAATGACAATTCgaaagttcatgtttttttcgtcccaaatttgaaagttcgcgcattttttgacatttttccctttttttatcatattttttattagttttttatttaaagacACCCACACATAATGATCAATGTGGATGCTCTTACATGCCTACAAAACAAACCTATTTTATAGTTCTTCTTTGGGTTTTCAAATGTTCTTATAATAGAGATTGTGTATAGATTGAGCATTATCGatccaaatatataaaaagagaaagaaaaaaatatatatgatttataccCATTCATTGTTTTATAATGATCGGTAGACGttgaaaacccaaaaatgataaaattagtAGTAGCTAATTGAGTTCTAGAAATAAGGTTTGTAAACctcattagtttttttgaCATGGGATACGACTTAAGACTACTAATTATTAATTGTTCTATTTCTGTTGACACTTATTTTAAGAGGAAATCGACcctgtttctatttttagggaagaaataaatagtaaaagaTTGCTAGGAGTtagaatattaattttgtaagATGTTAGATGTGAAGTAACAAAAGAATGCCAAATATAGATTAAGTTGACGGACACGGTGGTGAACCAATGAATTTTCACatcaataatcaaaaaaaggtttaacCAATCATTCATCTATTTGCTTCCTGCCACAACTATATTTGCATCACCCCATTGTTCTTAAGCTAAAACCAAACCCCTTTCAATctcaaatctaattttaaatctaccttttcttttgtttttttctctcctcaCAAATTACTCAATTTatagttgttaattttttgAGGAGAACAAGAAGGTGGTAGtattatttcaaaatgtttACGGAAGCTGATAGCATTCCTAGGGCAAAATATGCCAACATGATGCATTCTGATCCGAATCTTTCCTCCACGATGACCCAACAAACAGAGGAAGAGTACGGTATACGCAATAGCAGTGCATCTGCGGTTGGCACGGGGATGTATGATAGAATGAGTTGCGAAGGTTCTCCAATGATGATGTCTCCTTGGAACCAAGCAACTCCATTTACTCAAACACAATGGTCTACTGTAGAAGAAAACCTACCCCAAAATGGCCTTATTGGCTCGCTTGTCCGTGAAGAAGGTCACATCTATTCATTAGCGGCCACAAAAGATCTTCTTTATACTGGCTCTGATAGCAAAAACATACGTGTGTGGAAGAATCTAAAGGAGTTCAGTGCATTCAAATGTAACAGTGGATTGGTTAAGGCCATTGTGATTTCAGGGGAGAAGATTTTCACAGGTCACCAAGACGGAAAGATTCGAGTTTGGAAAGTCTCCCCTAAGAACCAGAGCTTGCACAAACGTTCTGGAACATTACCAACTTTGAAAGATATATTCAAGGCATCTCTCAAACCAAGAAACTATGTTGAGGTGAAGAAACACCGCACTGCTCTCTGGATCAAACACGCCGATGCTGTTTCATGTTTAAGCCTAAATGATGAGCAAGGGTTGTTGTATTCTGCTTCATGGGACCGGACCATTAAGGTGTGGAGGATTGCTGATTCAAAATGTCTAGAATCAATCCCAGCTCATGATGATGCTGTAAACTCGGTGGTATCAACAACGGAAGCGATTGTTTTCTCTGGATCAGCCGATGGGACAGTCAAGGCATGGAAGAGAGACCAACAAGGAAAATACACAAAGCATACACTAATGCAAACATTAACAAAGCAAGAAAGCGCAGTCACAGCTTTGGCTGTAAGCAAGAATGGTGCGGCAGTGTACTTTGGTTCGAGTGATGGTTTGGTCAATTTTTGGGAGAGGGAGAAACAGTTGAACTACGGTGGTATTCTCAAGGGCCACAAGCTTGCTGTTCTTTGCCTAGAAGTGGCAGGGAGTCTTGTTTTTAGCGGATCTGCTGATAAGACAATATGTGTGTGGAAGAGAGATGGAAATATTCATACATGCCTCTCTGTACTAACAGGTCACACAGGTCCTGTGAAATGTTTGGCAGTAGAAGCAGACCGTGAAGCCTCCGAACGTCGGGACAAAAAATGGATTGTATATAGTGGAAGCTTGGATAAGTCAGTAAAAGTATGGGGAGTTTCAGAATCTTTCATTGACATGAACCAGATGAGTATGAtgcaacagcaacaacagcaacatGTTATATCACATTCTGAACCATTCATGTCTGATGGCAGTTTCTCTTCATCAGCTGGTGGAGCTAGCAGCCATCGAAGACACTAATCATGGTTTGTGATTTGACCATCAAATACCAACTGTGTCTGAAttattcatttgtttgttgttaaatttgaatggaaagaaaaagaaagaaaaatctagtTATGATGCAGTGTTGTACAATATGGAGGTGAGTTTgaactaattttttctttttcttttttatcataaaggtttgttgtaatttttttatattttgtgatgAAAACCTGTAACTCTATCAAACttcataataattaattttgttgtaaaCTTAGATAGGAGTTCATGCATTTCATAAGcgttttcttcaaatttttacTGTGGttaattcaaaaacaaataatcacTCAAGTTatattctttcaaaaaaataaaaattagtagaatatttaaataaaaattttgtttacgtgtcttttattatattacagtatattttaaagtataattataaaattaagcGGCATcaataaacacaaattttaattttttttttaatatttacttGTCGAATGcacattaaattaaaattaaaatgattcatattcatatgtctatatatataacttataacaaattatatatatatgttaacatagataattattaataaattttctctcataatttatttagaaaaagaaaaaagaatagaaattGAGTAAAGCGATGAGAAACGTGTGttcagagatatttgataaaaagaagtaaatcCATCTCTGGCCGTAATTGGCTGTGGCAGCCACACCCTCCTTATCCAAAATCTCCTCCTTCCTTAAAaacaatcttctcttcttttgcttctccttTCTTTGAGTCGCTTCACTTCTCTTGCATCCTTCAAACTCATCCACAGGTAATAATATTAATCAACCAATCAATAATCTCTCTTCCAACTTCTCTTCCGATCATAACCATTTCTTGAATCTGtgaatcttgttttctttttcagcaAGGAATGGCGACAGCAGCAGCACCAGCAGTGATTTCATGGACAAGATCAGGCATTGTGTCCAAATCCGGACAAACCCAGAAGAAATCTGAGATGAAAGTTTCTTACATAACTGGACTTAACTCATATGGTGGTCTCAAGGCACAGAACAACAAGGTTGTCTCAATGGGATCACCACTCTGCACAGAACAGTGTTTTGCTAACGTTGTGATGTCTCTCAAAGGAAGAAGAGGTAATGGAGGAGCCTTATCCACCACGTGTAACGCTGTCGGAGAGATTTTCAAGATTGCAGCAATCATGAACGCTCTTACTCTTGTTGGTGTTGCAGTTGGATTCGTTCTTCTTCGAATCGAAACTTCTgttgaagaagctgaagcagaGTAAATAGAGTAAATTGCTgctcttataattatatatttttggttattgttgttgtcaaGCTTTGGTAAAACTTGATGGATACATGTTACATTTGTTTATGAAGAAGCTCTTTTCTTGGTAGATGAAAAAATTGGGAATCCTCACTAATCAGTAACTCTGCATCTACTGTTTTATCCATGCCCTCCATTGCTTCATATATCtcttcatataatttttttgtgaaacttGCTTTAGTGTTGAGAAAATGAACGAGATTGCTTTTTATAATCTACTCCTTTTCCTTTGGACATCATAGGTGtttacattgattttattaggTGAGAATAATCTTGGTTTGTGAGGTAGCCATTCCGGTAAAGTGTTTACATgagataattaaaaatcattgcTGTTGCATTTTTAATGAAACTCTTAGCACGAACATTATTACAGTTAGAATACTAATCGTTAGTTGAGTAATATGAGGGAGCATCCAGGATCAAAAGCATCTTGATTGAGTCCAAAAAAGTTGACtcgaaaaaacacaaactggATGATGTCATTAACAAAATCCCTCATAAAGTACTACTAGAAAACTTAGCAACTTTTTCAGACTAACGGGCGAGTAAAGTGATAAACTCTGACTGGCCACAACCGTAAGCGGCTAGCTTGTAATCAAGACAGACTATGAGGACTCGCATATATGCATCACTCTAGAACGCATCCTTCTTTGGTTGATATGAAATGATTCAAGCAGTGGAGATAACATTAAATGTGCATCAACACTCTCATTCAATGCTATCGAGAAGCATCATTGCGCTTTTCCATTGATTCTAGTAAAATAGTACCCATGCCTCTTTTTTGGTAACTCTTCTCACTTACGGTCAGAGAGATCACATTATCAAGTCTCACCAATCCCGTCTAATTAAAGTTGTAAATAATACTCATTCCGTTCCTTTAATTTAGAGGGCAGAAGCAAGAGAAAATTTTAGGGCCTTTACTTAAACTATTTTTCCTATGAGAATAAATTTTAGAATCTTGCAAAAATATGGACTTATTTGTATAATGATGTTTAATTTGTAGGAGCTAAAATTAGCAAACACTACGTAAAGACAATTGAAATCGATATCATAAACGTTTAAGGAAAGACAAGAGAGGAGTCGAGCTGATGAACTCTTTCTTTAACCCTTTGAATCACTCGTAGTGTGACGGTTTTTGTGTGATTCAAGGATCCCATGATACAACCTCTATAAACTGATGTCGCACCACTCGAAAACAGCTCTAACGAACCAAGTTTCTACGATCCTCTCAAATACTTACTTTCTTAACAAAGAGAGATTGTTGGATATATGTGTTTCTATATGAACGGTGAAATTCTCAATAtgttaagaagaagacatCAAACATGCATATATAGAGGTTTGAGATTGGTTTGATTCTTAAGATCAATCAACCACAACCATCGCAAATCCAGGAGAGGTGGATGATAGGATGAGGCAACTATCTCACAGTGAAACCGAGTCTCAAAGAGacgtgaaacaaaaaagactGATTCTCATGGAAGTATTCAACTCGACCCAACACACTTTTGGAGGTCCAATGATAGTAAAGCCAAATCATTGTGACCCACTTCTCATTCGcacaatttaattttataaagcccacttaactttaaaataaaatttggtcCAACATAATTGAGCCTTACAAAATTGTGGTCTAAAACCATGTTTCATCTAGCTAGTGGCTAGGCTTAGAGGCAACCCTGATAATACTTGATCTAAGATCCACTAACACGATATTCCAACTTTGAAATGTATGCACATCATTAGATGCTATATGACCAAGAAAGATATATTTGACAGAGAAATTTGCTTAGATTTGTCTAATTAATTATCTTCGCTCGAGACTAAGGCAAAACAGTCCACCAACGGTAAGCCTAATAAGTCAatgcatttgtttttttctaagacGTCAATGCATTTCgttctttttttccattgtCCCAAAATACTCATCCTTTTATATTAGAAGAATTTGTAGCcaaattttcgtttttaagtgatgttataaattttacattctaCAAGGTTAATTGTTATTCTTTATTGTTACTGTAAATATTGATgcattttattgttattttaatattatgataactttctaaaattttgtatGCATAATTATGTATAAACATCATCTAAGCgacataagaaaataattttttcgaTCTTGTTAtttacagaaaaataaagaaaacaaattgtacAAAACTCAAGGCACGAGTCCTAATCTTATATTTGGAGATACTATAGGTCACTTCGTAGGTGGTGTTTCGAGATCAAGTTAGCCATTGAAGAAGTCATAATTGTCATCAAAGCAGTAAACAAACGTAAAATGAGGATAAACAATTGATGAAATCATAGAAAAATCACACATAATACGGATATTGTATTATTCAAACGTAGTTGGATTGTACTGATTTTGAGTATAATAACATCGAATATAGATTCAATTATTGAGATGCGTATTGCTttattatcataaattaataaggtTCTGCCATTCTGGTCAGTTCTAGTTGGTGGCTTTAACTTGAATGTACAACAGCCTAAGATTTAATACGGTAACAAAAAGAAGTGTACTTGTACCTGACCCAAATTAGCAAGAAAAGATTTGTAGTATGATTTATTTTGATGGAACCTTGAACCTTCGAATAAGTAATTAAAGTGAAAAGCTCTATTACGTATGGGTCAATTCATGTTAACatctcaaataaaattttaattagtgatttttttcctaataTCTTGCGGATTGATGTCAAAATGGCTTTcgagtttattttttaaaatatatttattccTAATTCCAAATTTAAGAACATGAAATCAATTCAAATGAGGTTGTACACTTCAAAATTCGTAATAACATCACTAGACGGAAAAAGAGTGATAACtgataagaaaacaacatataATAAGGGATGATAAAGGACAACAACACgatgacaaaaataaacttcATTATTCCAATTAATAATGAAGTACATTTCCAAATAAACAATTACTAAAACTTATACCTAACGGAGAATTAATACTTTATTCTTGaagtttgaacaaaaataaatatactttatTTACTCAAATagtagataaataaaaatcctcTGTTCCTTCCTTCTCCCACAAATCAAACAAGtgactttttatatttatcttattaattCTGTAGTCTCGAGATTCGCTTTTTCTCCTGCTTActtctttttatcatcttctctttgtcggtttgatttggaaaaactttctgcaaaaaaaagagagattcttAAACTTTTTATCTCAAGATCCTTtcaaaaaatctgaaaagagaagatttttaataaaaaagaatggtTGAAACTGGtcaccatcatcaacatccaCCGGCACCGGCTGCAGCCGGTCATCCGCCGGTTCCATCCATGGCGATGGCGCGTAACATGGGAACCACTTGGCCTCCGGCGGAGcaacttcatcatcttcaatatTGCATCCACTCTAACCCTTCTTGGCGttagtctctctctttctgctTATActactttctttatttttgtttcagatgtaaaaaataaaaattataatcttttCAGTCAAAAGTTGTATTAGTTCAgttctgtctctctctctctttatctgcTTTATGTTGTGTCTTAATTTGTTTACCAAAAGATTAGTTTAGATCTCAGTATCTGATTcgattctttatatttttcctctGTGTTGACTATATTTTAGCTTGTGTTGGGGACTAATTAGCTTTAAATCTAATGATAAATGTTGTATAATTGTTCTTGAGACACACTAATTGATTAAGATTAAAATAAACTGTTTCGTTATTACTTGTTTATGTAGTTGGTGAATCCAAAATGCTATAAGAATTGAATCCTTAGCAGTTAAAAGTGTGGGGTTGGGTTTATGCTAACACTGGTCATGGAAAATGAAATGCAATTAGTGTTTTACCATTACAAGAAATGCCATTTTTAAGGGATTTTGTAACAAAAGGATTGTAttattgtttccttttaaGAATTGATTTGTCTCATTTCCATTAACAATGAATCATTTTACAGATGAGACGGTTGTACTGGCTTTCCAGCATTACATCGTTATGCTCGGGACTACTGTTTTGATTGCCAACACACTAGTGTCACCAATGGGTGGAGATCCTGTATgtgatgtttttggtttttggatccGGTTGTCtaatatttatgttattatatgattctgaAATCGACCGTTTGGTATTTTGAACGATAATAGGGTGATAAAGCGCGGGTTATCCAGACTATATTGTTTATGTCGGGCATAAACACGTTGCTACAAACGCTTATCGGGACAAGGCTTCCCACGGTTATGGGAGTATCGTTCGCGTATGTTCTTCCCGTATTGTCTATAATCAGAGATTACAACAATGGTCAATTCGATTCCGAGAAACAGGTTAAAGCTCGTTTTATACTTGCGCGGTACGgttgctatatatatatttttttttttacttgacaAATGCCATTTTCCTTGTAGAGATTCCGACATACTATGAGAACGGTACAAGGATCATTAATCATTTCTTCATTCGTCAACATCATAATCGGATATGGTCAGGCATGGGGGAACTTAATAAGGTAATATAAAAGATCAATATATAACATTACTAGTTTAGAAGCTGATGgaagttttaacatttaatGATTATGGTTTCTTTAATGCAGAATCTTTAGTCCCATCATTGTTGTGCCCGTTGTTTCTGTTGTGAGCCTTGGCCTATTCCTTAGAGGCTTCCCACTGGTAACAATTTCAACTAAAGTATTCAgctttaacaaattttaactCCTTCACTAAGTCATTATGTGATCTCTTCGGATTTTAACAGCTTGCAAACTGTGTGGAAATCGGTCTACCAATGCTGATTCTGTTGATCATCACACAGCAAGTCGggctttttattattttccgCGCTATATATGGTGGTGATTGTTTAGATATGTAATATTAAATCTTGCTACTGTTCATCTTGCAGTATCTTAAACATGCATTCTCAAGGATTTCTATGATTCTTGAAAGATATGCTTTACTTGTTTGCCTGGCTATCATATGGGCTTTTGCTGCTATCCTTACTGTTTCTGGTGCTTATAATAATGTTTCTACcgcaacaaaacaaagttgtCGAACTGATCGTGCCTTTCTTATGTCATCAGCTCCCTGGTAGGTTGATTACTATTTgacttgattcttcttttcttctaagGTCTAAATATCTTTATACTCAGTCACTCAAACTCATCTTTCAGGATTAGAATCCCATATCCATTCCAGTGGGGGACTCCGATATTCAAAGCGAGTCATGTTTTTGGAATGTTTGGTGCTGCAATTGTCGCATCTGCAGAGGTTGTTATTCATCATATTAGTTTCTAGCTTATGTTAAATATTCTTCATGTTACATGCTACAACTTGTTCTTATGTTATGTATATCCTTATTTTCTTTAGTCTACCGGAGTATTTTTCGCTGCATCTAGACTAGCAGGAGCAACAGCGCCTCCAGCACATGTCGTCTCTCGTAGTATCGGTCTACAGGTTTTATTTCCAGACActaagaaagttttttttaatcttttcgTTTTCTGTTCTCTCTGCTAATGTTCCGAATAAGTCTATAAGCTGTTATATTTTCCTTTAAGGGTATTGGTGTGCTCCTTGAAGGAATATTTGGTTCCATTACTGGCAATACCGCGTCCGTGTAAGTTCTAAATATCTCTTGCTATATGTGCTACTATCCTTTCAGAATTTATACAAAGAAACTAGGTATATAATTCATCTTGATGATATATACAGGGAAAATGTCGGTCTCCTTGGCCTCACACGAATAGGGAGTAGACGAGTGGTGCAGGTTTCAACGTTTTTCATGATATTTTTCTCCATATTTGGTTTGTCTTTCAACCCTCTAATCAGTCATCTTGACTAAGTATAGAAAGTAGCCGTTCATGGGTTTTAAATCCGCGTGTTTTCAATGATCTTCAGGAAAATTTGGCGCGTTCTTTGCGTCTATTCCGCTTCCAATCTTTGCAGGCGTATACTGTATACTACTTGGAATCGTTGGTGAGTAGCATTTTGTATATGAACCTACACTACCTGATTTCTTGTAAAAGCCGGGGCTGCTTATGATACTTTTGTTATGTGATTGGCCCAGTTGCTGTTGGAATATCGTTTATACAGTTTACCGACACTAATTCGATGAGAAACATGTACGTCATTGgtgtctctctcttcttaagTCTTTCCATCGCTCAGTACTTTCTTGCCAACACTTCAAGAGCAGGATATGGACCAGTTAGGACAGCAGGAGGATGGGTAAGCCTTTCAAAGAACCATTGTTTGAAACACCATTTTACGGTAGTATAGGGAGTGATATAATATTTCTACTATatagtgtttctttttcttaaatgtgATGTCGCGGTGAATTGTGGTGCAGTTCAACGATATACTTAATACGATATTTGCTTCGGCTCCGTTGGTGGCGACCATTCTTGCGACCATACTAGATAACACGTTGGAAGCAAGACATGCAAGTGACGACGCAAGAGGAATCCCGTGGTGGAAGCCCTTCCAGCACAGGAACGGAGACGGCAGGAACGATGAGTTCTATAGTATGCCCCTTAGAATCAACGAGTTAATGCCGACACGGTTCCTTTGAAGACTGCCCCTGAACGTTTCTTCTGTATTTGGAAATGTAAGATATGATTATGTGCATACCTTGTAGCTTCATTGGGGAAAAATTGAGTCCAGTGGATACAAATGAACATAGGCCTTTGATGGAAAAAGCTATTTTTTTGCAAACTATATAACTTGTGTTACTAGATTACTTTGCCTTTCATATCATTAGCATACCTTTTGAACAAGTGCTTTATACCACATatacaaacaatttttgttctttcattgtttcttaGAGCAGCTCCAATGCAAGGTTCTCTCACTATATTTGTGGAGTTCTCtgattttttgataaaaaaaataaatgaaaactaaactaaaagaagagaatcgatTCTCTGTAGAGAGTTTATGGAGGCTGAGAGAGCCTCACACGTGGCAAGCTATGATTGGTAGAAATTTATAACAGaacatagaaaaataaaaatggacgCTggagagtttttttctttctctccgtCAAatctatttctcttcttcgcGATACAGTTGCTCTGAGGCGAAATGCAAATTCCGGTGGAGTCGAGTCTCCGACATATCTGTTTGGGTCGCTATAGCACCGTCGAATGAACGAAGGAGAATCGATGGAGGAGTAAAATCTTTCCGATTTGGAGTGAAGTCGATCAAGGAAGCTCCAAAATCTTTCCAAGGTATGAATCAAGCCATTTCTGAATTTAGTCTTAGATTGTTTGGAGGCTCTCTGAAGCATTGATTTTATGAGCTATCTGTTTGTGTTATTCTGTATCTAAGTATACAAGCACATGCATGACAATCACAATCCATTAGACATTAAGAACTTTTATTCTGTTAGTGAGTTACTCGACAAAAGATTGTGCAGAATATCCGCAAAGCTGTGGCAATGTTGAAGAACATTGTTGTACAATTGGAGACAAATAAAAGGTACTATGT
It encodes the following:
- the PDE135 gene encoding Xanthine/uracil permease family protein (pigment defective embryo 135 (PDE135); FUNCTIONS IN: transmembrane transporter activity; INVOLVED IN: transport, transmembrane transport; LOCATED IN: membrane; EXPRESSED IN: 22 plant structures; EXPRESSED DURING: 13 growth stages; CONTAINS InterPro DOMAIN/s: Xanthine/uracil/vitamin C permease (InterPro:IPR006043); BEST Arabidopsis thaliana protein match is: Xanthine/uracil permease family protein (TAIR:AT2G05760.1).), whose product is MVETGHHHQHPPAPAAAGHPPVPSMAMARNMGTTWPPAEQLHHLQYCIHSNPSWHETVVLAFQHYIVMLGTTVLIANTLVSPMGGDPGDKARVIQTILFMSGINTLLQTLIGTRLPTVMGVSFAYVLPVLSIIRDYNNGQFDSEKQRFRHTMRTVQGSLIISSFVNIIIGYGQAWGNLIRIFSPIIVVPVVSVVSLGLFLRGFPLLANCVEIGLPMLILLIITQQYLKHAFSRISMILERYALLVCLAIIWAFAAILTVSGAYNNVSTATKQSCRTDRAFLMSSAPWIRIPYPFQWGTPIFKASHVFGMFGAAIVASAESTGVFFAASRLAGATAPPAHVVSRSIGLQGIGVLLEGIFGSITGNTASVENVGLLGLTRIGSRRVVQENLARSLRLFRFQSLQAYTVYYLESLLLLEYRLYSLPTLIR